A single genomic interval of Pyrus communis chromosome 5, drPyrComm1.1, whole genome shotgun sequence harbors:
- the LOC137735747 gene encoding rop guanine nucleotide exchange factor 2-like isoform X2, with amino-acid sequence MDNSQSYDEHYDLGYQPSPSSVDQTDHSLAETSTSGDSFMYRRTNSETSAFSESLDDSSYSGEASPWFYPNVKSNRASLTRLGMKQHNKNASDETLQDDDAVDSELEMMKERFAKLLLGEDMSGSGKGVCTAVTISNSITNLYATVFGQNLRLEPLNPEKKAMWKREMNCLLSVCDYIIELIPISQNLQDGTEVEFMKSRPRSDLYINLPALQKLDAMLIEVLDSFQDTEFWYAEKGSMSSNSTRTGSFRRVVVQRNEEKWWLPVPCVPPGGLSEKARKHLRHKRDSSNQIHKAAMAINSSILAEMEIPDSYMSTLPKSGRACLGDSIYRYMCTTDKFSPDHLLDCLNIATEHEALDLADRVEASMYTWRRKACMSNSKSSWIMVKDLMSETERNDKNHVLAERAECLLLCLKQRYPELSQTSLDTCKIQCNKDVGQSVLESYSRVLESLAFNIVAWIDDVICVERSARNQDK; translated from the exons ATGGACAATTCACAAAGTTATGATGAACACTATGATCTGGGTTACCAGCCTTCACCTTCTTCTGTGGACCAAACTGATCATTCGCTCGCAGAAACTTCAACAAGTGGCGATTCTTTTATGTACCGCCGGACAAATTCAGAGACCTCGGCTTTCTCTGAGTCTCTGGATGACAGCAGCTACTCTGGTGAAGCTTCTCCCTGGTTCTACCCAAATGTAAAATCCAACCGGGCGTCTCTTACCAGACTTGGAATGAAGCAGCATAACAAGAATGCCTCTGATGAAACGCTTCAAGATGACGACGCAGTTGATTCAG AGCTTGAGATGATGAAAGAACGATTTGCAAAGCTCTTGTTGGGTGAAGACATGTCAGGAAGTGGGAAAGGTGTATGCACCGCGGTCACAATATCAAATTCGATAACCAACCTCTACG CCACTGTGTTTGGACAAAACTTGAGGCTGGAGCCACTGAATCCTGAGAAGAAAGCCATGTGGAAGAGGGAGATGAACTGTCTTCTGTCGGTCTGTGATTACATCATAGAACTTATCCCCATATCACAAAACTTACAAGATGGGACAGAAGTGGAG TTCATGAAAAGCAGGCCAAGATCTGATCTTTATATCAACCTTCCAGCTTTGCAAAAGCTTGACGCAATGCTTATT GAAGTACTTGATAGTTTCCAGGATACAGAATTCTGGTATGCAGAAAAAGGGAgcatgtcatcaaattcaacgcGTACAGGATCATTTCGAAGGGTGGTTGTTCAGCGGAATGAGGAGAAATGGTGGTTGCCGGTTCCATGTGTTCCTCCGGGAGGCCTCTCTGAGAAGGCAAGGAAACATTTGAGACACAAACGTGACAGTTCTAATCAAATCCACAAAGCAGCCATGGCAATCAATAGCAGTATTCTTGCTGAGATGGAAATCCCAGACTCATACATGTCAACTCTTCCAAAG AGTGGAAGAGCTTGTCTTGGAGACTCCATATACCGCTACATGTGCACCACAGACAAGTTCTCTCCAGACCACCTTCTGGACTGCCTTAACATAGCAACTGAACACGAAGCACTTGATCTTGCAGACAGGGTCGAAGCTTCGATGTACACGTGGAGACGTAAAGCGTGCATGAGcaactcaaaatcttcatgGATCATGGTAAAAGATCTAATGTCGGAAACAGAAAGGAACGACAAGAATCATGTTTTGGCGGAGAGAGCCGAGTGTTTGCTGTTGTGTTTGAAGCAGAGATATCCTGAGCTCTCTCAGACATCCTTGGATACTTGCAAAATCCAATGCAATAAG GATGTGGGGCAATCAGTACTGGAGAGCTACTCAAGAGTGTTGGAGAGTTTGGCATTCAACATTGTTGCTTGGATTGACGATGTAATTTGTGTCGAGAGATCCGCGAGAAACCAAGACAAATAG
- the LOC137735747 gene encoding rop guanine nucleotide exchange factor 3-like isoform X1: protein MDNSQSYDEHYDLGYQPSPSSVDQTDHSLAETSTSGDSFMYRRTNSETSAFSESLDDSSYSGEASPWFYPNVKSNRASLTRLGMKQHNKNASDETLQDDDAVDSELEMMKERFAKLLLGEDMSGSGKGVCTAVTISNSITNLYATVFGQNLRLEPLNPEKKAMWKREMNCLLSVCDYIIELIPISQNLQDGTEVEFMKSRPRSDLYINLPALQKLDAMLIVRLAFSAKISHIINPCLFNQEVLDSFQDTEFWYAEKGSMSSNSTRTGSFRRVVVQRNEEKWWLPVPCVPPGGLSEKARKHLRHKRDSSNQIHKAAMAINSSILAEMEIPDSYMSTLPKSGRACLGDSIYRYMCTTDKFSPDHLLDCLNIATEHEALDLADRVEASMYTWRRKACMSNSKSSWIMVKDLMSETERNDKNHVLAERAECLLLCLKQRYPELSQTSLDTCKIQCNKDVGQSVLESYSRVLESLAFNIVAWIDDVICVERSARNQDK, encoded by the exons ATGGACAATTCACAAAGTTATGATGAACACTATGATCTGGGTTACCAGCCTTCACCTTCTTCTGTGGACCAAACTGATCATTCGCTCGCAGAAACTTCAACAAGTGGCGATTCTTTTATGTACCGCCGGACAAATTCAGAGACCTCGGCTTTCTCTGAGTCTCTGGATGACAGCAGCTACTCTGGTGAAGCTTCTCCCTGGTTCTACCCAAATGTAAAATCCAACCGGGCGTCTCTTACCAGACTTGGAATGAAGCAGCATAACAAGAATGCCTCTGATGAAACGCTTCAAGATGACGACGCAGTTGATTCAG AGCTTGAGATGATGAAAGAACGATTTGCAAAGCTCTTGTTGGGTGAAGACATGTCAGGAAGTGGGAAAGGTGTATGCACCGCGGTCACAATATCAAATTCGATAACCAACCTCTACG CCACTGTGTTTGGACAAAACTTGAGGCTGGAGCCACTGAATCCTGAGAAGAAAGCCATGTGGAAGAGGGAGATGAACTGTCTTCTGTCGGTCTGTGATTACATCATAGAACTTATCCCCATATCACAAAACTTACAAGATGGGACAGAAGTGGAG TTCATGAAAAGCAGGCCAAGATCTGATCTTTATATCAACCTTCCAGCTTTGCAAAAGCTTGACGCAATGCTTATTGTAAGACTTGCCTTCAGCGCTAAAATATCGCATATTATTAACCCTTGTTTATTCAATCAA GAAGTACTTGATAGTTTCCAGGATACAGAATTCTGGTATGCAGAAAAAGGGAgcatgtcatcaaattcaacgcGTACAGGATCATTTCGAAGGGTGGTTGTTCAGCGGAATGAGGAGAAATGGTGGTTGCCGGTTCCATGTGTTCCTCCGGGAGGCCTCTCTGAGAAGGCAAGGAAACATTTGAGACACAAACGTGACAGTTCTAATCAAATCCACAAAGCAGCCATGGCAATCAATAGCAGTATTCTTGCTGAGATGGAAATCCCAGACTCATACATGTCAACTCTTCCAAAG AGTGGAAGAGCTTGTCTTGGAGACTCCATATACCGCTACATGTGCACCACAGACAAGTTCTCTCCAGACCACCTTCTGGACTGCCTTAACATAGCAACTGAACACGAAGCACTTGATCTTGCAGACAGGGTCGAAGCTTCGATGTACACGTGGAGACGTAAAGCGTGCATGAGcaactcaaaatcttcatgGATCATGGTAAAAGATCTAATGTCGGAAACAGAAAGGAACGACAAGAATCATGTTTTGGCGGAGAGAGCCGAGTGTTTGCTGTTGTGTTTGAAGCAGAGATATCCTGAGCTCTCTCAGACATCCTTGGATACTTGCAAAATCCAATGCAATAAG GATGTGGGGCAATCAGTACTGGAGAGCTACTCAAGAGTGTTGGAGAGTTTGGCATTCAACATTGTTGCTTGGATTGACGATGTAATTTGTGTCGAGAGATCCGCGAGAAACCAAGACAAATAG